Genomic DNA from Molothrus ater isolate BHLD 08-10-18 breed brown headed cowbird unplaced genomic scaffold, BPBGC_Mater_1.1 matUn_MA625, whole genome shotgun sequence:
TGGATGGTCCCACAACTTGAGCCCACATAGCTGTAGGGTTGAGAggaatctgttccctgtgatcctttgGGAGTAAAAAGGCTTGTGCTATTGGAGttctctttgaaagaaaaaatggtgagtCTATGCAGCATACCTGGACGAGAATctcttgtcctggctgcactgtcagcacttctggaacaacGAAGATCTCCTTTGGGCTATTAAGAGAGTcacctataattaaaatatgcgAAGGACCACCTTTTGGCCCATATTTGCCTGTGGGAACACGGTGAACATTCTCATTATTAAAGTCAATGGACAAAGCAGTTACCAGTTGACGGCAGGTTCCCATCTGGGTTGCCCCGTGGGTTGGATCCTCTTCTTGTGGTCCGGAACATCCTGGGCTGGTGCGGGGTTGGGTCTGGGTGGCCTTTGATTTGTTGTCAGCGCCCGGGGCTCGACCGGGCGGCGCAAGAAGTTTCCCGAATGCTGCTGGTAGCGCTGCTGATTCTGGGGTCTTTGGTAATTGTTACGGTGGTATCGGGGGTGtgatctctctgggcagtcctTTATATAATGTCCAAGATCTCTACAGTGATAGCATTTAGCTTGGTCTTTAGAAGCTATTACTGCATATgcaccagaaactccttcagcaatacCTTTAGCAACTGCTTGGGCCACTGTATTTTCCGTGGACGTGTGACGTGtacagcattccagcatttgctctatGGTGGGGTCTGTATCCATGGGTAGAGAcctcaaaatggctttgcatttttcattagagTTACACAAGGCAAGTTTACATAAGAgttccttctttgcctctgtgctctcgatctgtttctccaaagcatctctaagtctgtccacaaatttgataaaactttCATCTGTCCCTTgtttaatagcagaaaaatgcattgttggcATTGACTCATCATGCACGAGaagtaaagaggtttttgctgcaagagcgatgtcctgcagtgcctctttattcaaggtttccaattggtctgctggtttctgtaagtCACCTTCACCAGCTAGTTGGGCTACTGTAAAATTCGTCTTATTAGCATCCGCAGAATATGAATCTGATAAcgtttttaaatgtcttttccaatgcctgtcccataacaaatattctgctggggacaggaggcagtgtgaaatattttttacatcgTGGGGAAGTAAGAcatgtgctgagaacatggcttctaagaaatttctaaaaatatgtgagcttcgcccatgttctttggctatatttcttaattgcactaGTTCCTTATTGGAGTTAGCTTTCCACGTCTTTATAGCGGACTCGCCACCATTCCGTCCTTGCTTATATTCTACTGGGAAAGCATTAatcttctgtgccagctcccagtctcCAGCCTTTGTCGCTTCTACTTTAATAAGAGCCCATGGATCCGTG
This window encodes:
- the LOC129047136 gene encoding uncharacterized protein LOC129047136 translates to KILSPGGSVRHSKLTSERQKVPRRTDAADPFHRSWTPGTPLKPLKNASKRKKRKSRIATLPQSSSEDQSSCSESDSDTIHTDPWALIKVEATKAGDWELAQKINAFPVEYKQGRNGGESAIKTWKANSNKELVQLRNIAKEHGRSSHIFRNFLEAMFSAHVLLPHDVKNISHCLLSPAEYLLWDRHWKRHLKTLSDSYSADANKTNFTVAQLAGEGDLQKPADQLETLNKEALQDIALAAKTSLLLVHDESMPTMHFSAIKQGTDESFIKFVDRLRDALEKQIESTEAKKELLCKLALCNSNEKCKAILRSLPMDTDPTIEQMLECCTRHTSTENTVAQAVAKGIAEGVSGAYAVIASKDQAKCYHCRDLGHYIKDCPERSHPRYHRNNYQRPQNQQRYQQHSGNFLRRPVEPRALTTNQRPPRPNPAPAQDVPDHKKRIQPTGQPRWEPAVNW